One Gossypium hirsutum isolate 1008001.06 chromosome A11, Gossypium_hirsutum_v2.1, whole genome shotgun sequence genomic window carries:
- the LOC107943947 gene encoding uncharacterized protein — protein sequence MRQNTEKFQFTPIPVTHRELYKSLFDAHVVAPFHLEPLQPPYPKWYDANVQCEYHAGITGHSIENCTSFKRCVERLIKAGVLKFDDTPGTGNPLPSHTDKWVNAIIENVGRKVKLNIAEVRTPLNLVWSEMQKRGLVPQGLGDKIQDTQNYCEFHHEKDHEIQNCIEFRALVQDLMDNKELEFFKSIEEGDVCSLGGESCEEGGRTSRPVIIISKPRVSEVEAIITPRVIIQKPTASPYKDSHRVPWNYNCSISVSKKEGSINTPRIEAEPAKGKLIMFRQEAERSEPLVNEPVIEKETKEFLKFLKHSEYNIVEQLHQQPDRISVLALLLNSEVHRNALMKVLNETYVEDDISVNKLDRLVSNISADNFISFSDDEIPPGGMGSIKSLHVTTRCKVYTLPGVLVDNGSALNVLPWATLNRLPIDSSHMKTCQNIVTAFDGTEMKVMGMIEVPLQIGPNTYEVDFLVMDIKPSYNCLLGRHWIHSAGAVPSSLHQKLKMVTEGRLVTINVEEDIIASVTSNTPYIENDNEAVECSFRSLEFVNGTFIAEGNRIPIPRISRATKMSLQLTVGKGALPGRGLEKHLRGKRFRPDASQVKKEFERKQEQLRARLRGTKVRWEPMNFPHISQTFVSGGFIHSIQHKVKEGITEDARGIWSINAIFEEEVMERNLSSICPPPDVNVMSNADTSPESPFEQDMRFEGFQDFEEDEDRGLSLDLLRMVEREDEQILPHKETTEIVALEEGKEVKIGTCVNEKTRQNLMSCCKNSRTSLHGHTRICLV from the exons ATGAGACAGAATACAGAGAAGTTTCAATTTACTCCCATACCAGTGACACATAGGGAGTTGTACAAAAGTCTGTTTGATGCACATGTAGTGGCTCCTTTCCACTTAGAGCCGTTGCAGCCCCCATACCCTAAGTGGTACGATGCAAATGTTCAGTGCGAATACCACGCAGGGATTAcagggcactcgatagaaaactgtACCTCATTCAAAAGGTGCGTGGAAAGGCTTATCAAAGCAGGTGTTCTAAAATTTGATGATACACCTGGTACAGGAAATCCGTTGCCCAGTCATACTGATAAATGGGTAAACGCGATAATTGAGAATGTGGGGAGAAAAGTCAAGCTGAATATCGCGGAGGTGAGAACCCCATTGAATCTAGTTTGGAGTGAAATGCAGAAGAGAGGTTTAGTCCCGCAAGGGTTGGGAGATAAAATCCAAGATACAcagaactactgtgagttccatcatgagAAAGATCACGAGATCCAGAATTGTATTGAGTTCAGAGCCCTAGTACAGGATCTAATGGATAATAAGGAATTGGAGTTCTTTAAGTCTATCGAAGAGGGGGATGTATGCTCGCTAGGAGGAGAGTCGTGTGAAGAAGGCGGCAGAACCAGTCGTCCAGTGATAATTATTTCGAAGCCTAGAGTTAGTGAAGTAGAAGCAATAATTACACCAAGAGTTATAATCCAGAAGCCAACAGCTTCCCCTTATAAAGATAGCCATAGGGTGCCTTGGAATTATAACTGTAGTATATCAGTTTCAAAGAAGGAGGGTTCGATTAACACGCCAAGGATAGAAGCCGAACCAGCAAAAGGGAAACTCATCATGTTTAGGCAAGAAGCAGAGAGATCAGAACCACTAGTTAATGAGCCAGTAATTGAAAAGGAAACCAAGGAGTTCTTGAAGTTCCTAAAACACAGTGAGTATAATATTGTGGAACAACTACACCAACAACCGGATCGCATATCGGTATTGGCTCTGCTGTTAAATTCGGAGGTCCACCGCAACGcattgatgaaagtgttgaacGAAACCTATGTTGAGGATGACATTTCAGTTAACAAATTGGATCGTCTCGTCAGCAACATAAGCGCTGACAATTTCATCTCCTTCAGCGATGATGAGATACCACCAGGGGGTATGGGGTCTATTAAGTCTCTACATGTCACTACACGTTGCAAGGTGTATACGCTACCCGGAGTACTAGTTGATAATGGGTCCGCATTGAACGTGTTACCGTGGGCTACATTAAACCGTTTACCTATAGACAGTTCCCATATGAAGACGTGTCAGAACATAGTAACAGCATTTGATGGCACCGAAATGAAAGTAATGGGAATGATAGAAGTACCTCTGCAGATTGGCCCAAACACGTACGAGGTAGATTTCCTCGTGatggatattaagccttcctATAACTGTCTATTAGGAAGACATTGGATTCATTCAGCTGGGGCAGTGCCATCCTCGCTACACCAGAAGCTAAAGATGGTTACTGAGGGTCGGCTAGTAACAATAAATGTGGAGGAGGACATTATTGCGTCAGTTACCAGTAATACACCCTACATAGAGAATGACAACGAAGCAGTTGAATGTTCATTTCGATCATTAGAGTTTGTAAACGGAACGTTTATAGCTGAAGGAAACAGGATTCCGATACCTAGGATATCAAGGGCTACGAAAATGAGCCTGCAGTTAACAGTTGGGAAAGGCGCGTTACCTGGCAGAGGACTCGAGAAGCACCTTCGTGGGAAAA GATTCAGGCCAGATGCAAGCCAAGTGAAGAAGGAGTTTGAAAGGAAACAAGAGCAGCTGAGAGCGAGATTGAGAGGGACAAAAGTTAGGTGGGAACCGATGAACTTCCCCCACATTTCTCAAACATTTGTATCTGGAGGGTTTATTCATTCCATACAGCATAAGGTGAAAGAAGGAATAACTGAAGATGCTAGGGGAATTTGGAGCATCAATGCCATATTTGAAGAGGAAGTAATGGAAAGAAATTTATCAAGTATTTGCCC GCCCCCGGATGTCAACGTCATGAGTAATGCTGATACGAGcccagaatctccttttgagcaagacatgcgCTTTGAGGGATTTCAAGATTTTGAAGAGGACGAAGATCGTGGTTTATCTCtcgatttgttaaggatggtggaGCGAGAAGATGAACAGATCCTGCCACACAAAGAGACTACTGAGATTGTGGCCCTGGAAGAGGGGAAGGAAGTTAAAATTGGCACTTGCGTTAACGAGAAAACAAGACAGAACCTCATGAGCTGTTGCAAGAATTCAAGGACGTCTTtacatggtcataccaggatatgcctggTTTAA